DNA sequence from the Parascardovia denticolens DSM 10105 = JCM 12538 genome:
CCAGCTGAGCTATCCCGCTATGGAGCCCCGAGCGAGAATTGGACTCGCGACCTCGTCCTTACCAAGGACGCGCTCTACCACTGAGCTATCGGGGCGTGGCGGATAGTGGATTCGAACCACTGAAGCTAGTAGCGGCTGATTTACAGTCAGCTCCCTTTGACCGCTTGGGAAATCCGCCGTTGCGTCCGTTGTTCACAGAGGCAACTTTGATAGTTTGACACGCCTCAAGGACAATTGCAAGTCCAACATGCCGGGCGTGTCAAAAATAGGGATTCCAGGAGGGGGAACAGGAGGGAAAGGAGTCGGGCAGGCGCGGCCTAATCGGTCACAAGGACCTCAAGTTCCGGCAGACGGAAAGCACCCGGTCATTGGCCTCGGGCAGGCCTAGGGAGACGCGGATCCCCTCCCCCGGGAAGGCCCGGACCGCCAAGGCCTGACGGGCGAAGGCAGCAGCGGCGTCTTCGGTCCCCTCCCCCAGAGGAAGCCAGAAGAAGTTCGCCTGTGGTTCGGGGATGGCGTCCCACCCCTGCTCTTTCAAAGCTTCCACGACCCTTGCGCGCTCCCCGATCAGAGCCTGCACCCGCCGGCCCAGCTCCGGCCTGGCCTCCAAGCTGGCCAAGGCCCCGGTCTGGGCCATGTCCGACACCCGAAAGGCAACATCACCTTCAGCAGGGATTCGACCACGTCCGGATGGGCGATGGCATAGCCGATCCGCAGCCCGGCCAAGCCATAGGCCTTGGAGAAAGTGTGGGCGATCACCAGATTGGGATGGTCGGCGAAGAAATCCAGGCCACGGGCTTGGTCGGGGTCCGAATTGAACTGGAAATAGGCTTCGTCGAAGAGGACGAGGATGTCCTCGGGCACGGCCGCTAGCACCCGCTGGGCCTCCTGCCTGCTCACGGAAGTGGATGTGGGGTTGTTGGGATTGTTGACGATGATCAGACGGGTACGGTCATTGACGGCCGCGATCATGGCATCGATGTTATGCCGGCCATCGCTGGTGAGGGGGGTCTGGACGCTGTCGGCCCCGGCGGACGAGACCATGATGGGATAAGCCTCGAAGCTGCGCCAGGGGTAGATCACCTGGTCCCCCGGCCCGGCCACCATGCGCACCAGCTGGGTGATTACCTCGGTGGAGCCGGCCCCCAGAAGGAAGTTGTCCTCGGTCAGACCCAGCCCTGTGCCCGTCCGGGCCAGCTGATCCTCCTCGTATTGGGCGGCCAGTCTCTGGCACACCACCCGACCCCGCATGTCGGGATATCGGTTGATCGATTCCAGGGGACCCCGGCTCAAGGCCTCCTGCACACTGGGAAGCGGCTGATAGGGGCTCTCGTTGCTGGACAGCTTAAAGGGGGTCAGGCCCGGTAAAGAGTCCGGCTTTTTGCCTTGAGGATAGGCGGGGATGGTATCGATGATGGGACGATGCCTGAAAGTTGCCATGATGCTACCTCCTTGTGGTCGCGGCCCGACCTGGGGCGAATCCGCCGACCAGCCCGTCCGGCCGGCGACGGAATCCATGGCTTCATTCTATATCCGCAGGGGTATCCGCACGGTAGAAGCAAGGGTATGCGTACGGCAAAAAGCAGAGGTATCCCTACGACAATCCGTACGACAAAAGGCGGGAAGCTGGAATCAGTAAAATAATAGCCCCTCCGCCAAACGGAGGGGCTGTCATGAAAAGCCTGATCGACTTGATCGACCGCTCTACTCGAGAACGGCCAGAATGTCGCGGGCGGAAACAATCAGATAATCCTCGCCCTTATAAGTCACTTCGGTGCCGCCATACTTGGAATACAGCACGCGGTCGCCTTCCTTGACGTCCATGGGGACGCGCTCGCCCTTGTCATCGCGGCGGCCAGGGCCGACAGCCAAGACTTCACCCTGCTGGGGCTTCTCCTTGGCGGAATCCGGAATGACCAGGCCGGAAGCGGTGGTCGTCTCCGCAGGGGCCTGCTTGATGATGATCTTATCCTCTAATGGCTTGAGTGCGATTGCCACCTTAACCATCCTTTCTAGAAGTTCAATCGGCTGGCGCAAGACCGTATCCGCTTGCGCGCCGTCCTTGTTCGCGCTGGGGCAGGTGAGCGGCTGACGAACACCCATCCGCGCTAAACGCTAGTTCTTATCATAGCGTGAACTTAGCACTCCACCAACACGAGTGCTAAAAACCTACGCTCAAAGCGTTAATTTCCTTGGGAAACGCCCGGGTCCAGCCAAGAGCCGGCAAGCGCCAACCTTACCGCTTATCCAAAAGGGCGAAGGCGTCCACCCCCAATGAGTCCTCCGACCCGGTCGGGGCGTCCACCGGAATGGCCATATCGGATGCGGGGATGGGGACCGGTTGGCTGGGAGGCACGGCCCGGGCGACCTGGCGGTGGGAGATGATCTCCCGGCTGCTGACGGCGATGGTGTCATCCCCGCTGGCGCCTTTGCCCAGGATCTTTTCCGCTTCGGCCACGGGCGAAGGCTCGTCCGATGAAGTCTGGACCGGCATGGCAGTAGTGGAAACCGAAGCCGCCATGCTCTGCTGACGCAGGTCTTCCATGGCCTTCTTGGCCTTTTTCCGATTGGCCGCGGCCTTCTCGCGCACGGCCAAGGTCAGGGTCTCCTGGATTTCCACCCGACTCATGGTGTCGGTCTTCTCCTCGGGCTCTTCCGACTTGATCAGGGCTTGGGCAACTTGGCTGGTGAAGTCGGACGGGGAGACGGGGAAAGAGGAGGAGGTGAGGTAGGCTTCAGGGTCGTCCGAAGAGACGGATGAAGGGGTCATATGACCCGCACGCAAGGATTTCTCCCAATCACGAGCGCGGGCGCTGGCTCGAGCACCCAAGCCCAAGACCACGGCCAGTAAGGTGAGAGGGATGAAGAAAATCCACCAAGGAGCCGGAGTAGAGATTCCCAAAATCGCAAACACGACGGTTGCGGCCGAAAGCAGGGAGACGATGATCTGACGACGGCGGACGGCCTTCTTACGATTGGCTCGAACCCGTCTGATGTGGTCTTGCGACAAACTGTGCGTTGCTTCCTTCATCGTGCGCGCCTCCTTACCATCACGGTCGTCATGCCCTTCTGCCCGCTCTTCGTTCGGAACGTCGACGTCGACGATATGGAGGGAAGGCGAAAAGCGGTCATCGTCATGCTCCGCCGCGTTCATCATCCCCCGCCGAGTCGCCAGGGGGACGAGCGCGACTATGGCCACCACCAGGGCCAGGGCTAAAACGATGCCACTCATCGATCCAAAGTCCATACCCTTCACATTAAATCACATGCTTGTCATTTCAGGGGAAACCAGAGAGCCGTGTCGTCTTTTCCCGACCGCCAGGCAAGACGCCTTTCAGGGTATCGGTTCAAATTTCCAATCATAATTTAAGATGCCAATCAAAACGTCAATCAAAATATAGGTTCAAAGGTCAAACACAACGATGACCAAAGATGCTGGACAGACGGCCACGGGCCCTTTGCGGTCTTACGATAGGTCGGAAGTCAGCAAAGAGTAGGAAAGATGGTCCCTCCATTGCCCATTGACATACATGTACCCGCGGCGAAGGCCTTCGCGGGTGAACCCCAGCTTCTCCGCCACCCTGATGGATCTGGCGTTTTCGGGCAGAACGTTGATTTCCAAACGATGAAGCCGGGGCCCTTGCGGATCTTTGAAAGCCCAATCGGCCAAGATGGCCACGGCCTGGGGGATATACCCGTGGCCGGCCTGTTGATGGGAGATCCAGTAGCCGATGGTCCCCGTGCGCAAGGCTCCGTAGTTGATGGCTCCGAGGGAAAGCTGGCCGATGAGGTCATCGTCCCGGTAGACGCCGAAGATCGTCCCCCGCCCTTCCTCTTCCGACTTGCGGATGTTCCCGATCCAAGCGTTATAAGTCAGGCCAGGCGTGCGTCCGTCATCCTGGCCGGACAAGGGATTTCCGGCGTCCCAAGGAGAAAGCCAGTCGGCGTTCCGCTCCCGTAAGGCGGACCAGGTTTCCTGATCGTCATATGTCAAAGGCCGCAGGCTGATGGCGGAAATGGGCAAAGGCGCCTCTTGGACCCCTGAGTCGGGACCGAACTGGGAATCCAGGTCTTCGGCCAGCTGGGAAAGCTCCGAAACCCGGCCGCGCATGAAAGCCTCCCAGAGGCCATGGGGGGACGGCCCCACCAGAGGAGGAACGATGAAATGGCTCTCGTCGATTGAGCCTGAGGCACCGCCGTCGCCCCGACCGGTGCTGAAGAGTTCTCGGAAGAAGGAGGACATATTCCTTATGATAAGGTGAAAGAATGACCAGACCTGCTGACCCGTCTCATGACACGCTCGACACGCGCGACACTCTCGACACACGTAGCGCGAGCGACACGCATGGCGCACACGCCGGACGAGACCGGCAGACCGCCCCCGACAAGCACGCCGTGGGTAACGGGTCTAGCGGAAGCGACGAGCGGAAGGGTTCCTTGCGCACGACGATCTTGGCCCGCCGTCGCCGGTTGAGTCCAAAGGATTCTTGGGAAGGAGGGCGTCAACTGGTCGCCAAGCTTGACTCATCCATTTTGGCTGAACGGATCCGAGCCGCACGGACCGTCGCCGCCTACCTGCCTGCCTTGGGAGAAGTCAGTTCCCAGCCTTTGCTCGATTATCTTCAGGCCCTCCCCCAGGCCACCGACGGCGAAGGGACCGCCCATGAAACCGGGGTGACCGATGATGACAAGCAAGGACGGACCACCCTCGTCCCCAAACTACGGAATCCCCGGTCCACCCATTTCATCGGAAGGGTGGCCAATCAAACCGGTCGAAGCGCCATGACCAGGCGGATCAGTCTGGATTGGGCCATCTATCAGTCCACGGACCGGGCAGAACGGGTCTCCTCCCTCTTTCCCCGCGACCCCTTGGGCCCTGGGCTCGGAGAGGAGGCTTTGCGGCAGGCCGACATCATCTTTCTGCCGGCTTTGGCCCTGGACGCGGATGGGAACCGACTCGGCCATGGAAGCGGCTGGTATGATCAGGCGCTGGTTTACGCCGCAAAGCAAGCCATAATAGTTGGCATCATCTGGCCTTGGGAGCTAAGCGAAGATTTACTCCCCCACGCAAGCTGGGACCTTCCCGTCTCCTTCATCGCGAGCCCCGACGGCGTCATCCCTTGCGGACGGCGGTCTGATGATTCGGCCGCAAGCGCCGTTCTCCGTCCCCGGCCGACGGGTGTATCCCCCAGCGCATCCTGAAATCCTGTCCGCCCAGCGAAATACCAGCGACGCCGCCACCCTGCTCGTCCGGCGACTTACTAGGATGGGTTCAGTACCGCTTCTCAGGGACACAAGACAGAACAGGAAACAGGAAAGCATGCCAACTTACCATTACCGTTGCAAAAACTGCGGCTATGACTTCACCGAAGTCCGTTCCTTCTCCGACGTGCCAGTGACCGTCTGTCCTCAGTGCGGGCAAGAAGAGGTCCGTCAGGTCTATTCCGCCGTCCCCATCTCTTTCAAAGGGAGCGGCTTCTACCGGACGGACAGGCATTCCCCCGGTTCCTCCTCCAATAAAGGCTGAAATCCCCTTGTGGATAAGTTATCCACATAACAACACGCCTGGGGATAAGGCGTGTTTCACATTTGACCGCATTCGCTCTCATCGCTCGCCTTTCCGACCGGAATCTCCTATAACGGAGGCATGAGAAAAACACGCGATGATACCGAAACGACGCTCCCCCGTCTAAACGAGACGCCACGGGGAAGCCATCTTCACGACCCGGGCATGGACCGCAGGGGCCATCCCGGCAGCCAGAGTGCGGGCGATG
Encoded proteins:
- the groES gene encoding co-chaperone GroES; this translates as MAIALKPLEDKIIIKQAPAETTTASGLVIPDSAKEKPQQGEVLAVGPGRRDDKGERVPMDVKEGDRVLYSKYGGTEVTYKGEDYLIVSARDILAVLE
- a CDS encoding 5-formyltetrahydrofolate cyclo-ligase gives rise to the protein MTRPADPSHDTLDTRDTLDTRSASDTHGAHAGRDRQTAPDKHAVGNGSSGSDERKGSLRTTILARRRRLSPKDSWEGGRQLVAKLDSSILAERIRAARTVAAYLPALGEVSSQPLLDYLQALPQATDGEGTAHETGVTDDDKQGRTTLVPKLRNPRSTHFIGRVANQTGRSAMTRRISLDWAIYQSTDRAERVSSLFPRDPLGPGLGEEALRQADIIFLPALALDADGNRLGHGSGWYDQALVYAAKQAIIVGIIWPWELSEDLLPHASWDLPVSFIASPDGVIPCGRRSDDSAASAVLRPRPTGVSPSAS
- a CDS encoding FmdB family zinc ribbon protein yields the protein MPTYHYRCKNCGYDFTEVRSFSDVPVTVCPQCGQEEVRQVYSAVPISFKGSGFYRTDRHSPGSSSNKG
- a CDS encoding GNAT family N-acetyltransferase; the protein is MSSFFRELFSTGRGDGGASGSIDESHFIVPPLVGPSPHGLWEAFMRGRVSELSQLAEDLDSQFGPDSGVQEAPLPISAISLRPLTYDDQETWSALRERNADWLSPWDAGNPLSGQDDGRTPGLTYNAWIGNIRKSEEEGRGTIFGVYRDDDLIGQLSLGAINYGALRTGTIGYWISHQQAGHGYIPQAVAILADWAFKDPQGPRLHRLEINVLPENARSIRVAEKLGFTREGLRRGYMYVNGQWRDHLSYSLLTSDLS